A genomic region of Lytechinus pictus isolate F3 Inbred chromosome 2, Lp3.0, whole genome shotgun sequence contains the following coding sequences:
- the LOC129254028 gene encoding rho family-interacting cell polarization regulator 2-like isoform X1 — translation MLPPPSNTLRMPRQPRPGRMAVIVESLKNGLLDSIRTSNEKLEMMKEHQEETKTTDKSRQGFHYNLDKQTKAAERFIRKLQFHLAKVEELQELYEKELKVREGAVNMVKAYHDAHSPKAKEPVSEAKVGVRDCTQALCHMEAELEANLGAFVLKIEGIAGFARVTRGDVFEITFKYGFQKWKTKCKVEKDLSQTWEGDEIVLYPMVGDFLTIKVTEIRGIARANVTIGNLEFDTSDFYGAEPQNLTIDVNETGTIKLNIIVTWSPFHVDEEDLKQLNKNSYHRRERTLTDSMINVHQKRLSTASTSSSSDTPHSPMRPKQNKPVEISSSPTLTLEEALHNVVRLLEILTGQYSELRPLEQQITHLDSFLKKNLDKKRRESTISLSVKNALDSFDFLNEIDEGLSETVDSSSMEETNRKNAFDNVDGVAVSSDRLSDSTCIEEDLPSQVELRGIRSPSSNSSVKRSSRFLDLSEKRESRMLELNEQRGNRLLESPADSSFGSMKRLPGSEENLTTGSESIDVTLTHHLMFTEYLLSHLGAFGPLKLKETIALNKLQQQAAIIEQLIVLAVSGVHVSSADEGISSRTHRILGLVLPELKLNLPLLEFWEQCREKEALYVNADSFLLQLDVKFGAKLRTNHPEIADDVFHSVCNRIIERPADLMSPKTIITLFQYVSYFTQENRRHPEKCLNDITNEFELTASLEPGRPELLRTIKRIPKGFLLPAGNLRALGLLLLEDSATVQAAVRMYLESIAKEDDIRQKAVTVYLECLEERDLSLRQAGCAALAAMQASESFEQLVYLVRCDIDDVKTTAKEALMAFGEEGRLAYEQVSYSPYVAYEHQYTPNGAPLMTTEL, via the exons ATGCTACCGCCCCCTAGCAACACTTTGAGAATGCCTCGACAACCAAGACCAGGCCGTATGGCCGTCATTGTTGAATCGTTGAAGAATGGACTCCT TGACTCGATACGGACCAGCAATGAGAAGCTAGAGATGATGAAAGAACATCAAGAAGAGACAAAGACTACAGATAAATCAAGACAGGGATTCCATTACAATTTGGACAAG CAAACTAAAGCAGCTGAACGGTTTATAAG GAAACTCCAATTTCATCTTGCCAAAGTAGAAGAGCTTCAGGAGTTGTATGAGAAGGAGCTTAAAGTCAGAGAAG GTGCGGTCAACATGGTTAAAGCATATCACGATGCCCATTCACCTAAAGCCAAGGAGCCTGTGAGTGAGGCTAAGGTTGGGGTTCGAGACTGCACGCAAGCATTGTGCCATATGGAGGCTGAATTGGAGGCTAATCTTGGTGCCTTTGTATTAAAGATTGAGG GTATTGCTGGGTTTGCACGAGTGACAAGAGGCGATGTCTTTGAA ATCACTTTCAAGTATGGCTTTCAGAAGTGGAAGACGAAATGTAAGGTAGAGAAGGATCTAAGTCAGACGTGGGAAGGTGATGAGATTGTGCTTTATCCTATGGTTGGAGACTTCCTCACgataaag GTCACAGAGATCAGGGGTATTGCAAGAGCCAACGTCACCATTGGAAACCTGGAGTTTGATACGTCAGATTTCTATGGAGCAGAACCGCAAAACTTGACTATAGATGTGAATGAAACTGGAACAATTAAACTGAACATTATTGTTACATGGAGCCCCTTCCATGTGGATGAAGAAGATCTCAAACAGCTCAACAAGAACTCGTATCACCGGAGAGAAAGGACACTAACAGATTCTATGATCAATGTTCAT CAAAAGAGATTAAGTACAGCATCAACATCCTCTTCCTCCGACACTCCACACTCACCGATGCGTCCAAAACAAAATAAGCCAGTAGAGATCTCATCGTCACCAACCTTAACATTAGAGGAAGCATTACACAACGTTGTTCGCTTATTGGAGATCTTAACGGGACAGTATAGTGAACTGAGACCATTAGAACAACAGATAACTCATCTAGACTCATTCCTCAAG aagaATCTTGATAAGAAGCGTCGTGAGTCAACCATCAGTCTTTCAGTCAAGAACGCTTTAGATAGTTTTGACTTCCTGAATGAGATAGATGAAGGTCTGAGTGAAACAGTTGATTCGTCTAGCATGGAAGA AACAAATCGCAAGAATGCCTTTGATAATGTTGACGGTGTAGCCGTGTCGTCAGACCGTCTTAGTGACTCGACATGTATAGAAGAGGACCTCCCATCACAGGTGGAGCTTCGTGGCATCAGGTCACCATCCAGCAACTCATCTGTCAAGAGAAGCAGCAGGTTTCTGGACCTTAGTGAGAAGAGGGAGAGTCGTATGCTGGAGCTGAACGAGCAGCGGGGGAACCGTCTCCTAGAGTCTCCAGCAGATAGTTCGTTCGGGAGCATGAAGCGTCTTCCTGGTTCAGAAGAGAACTTGACGACAGGAAGTGAATCCATTGATGTGACTCTTACTCATCATCTCATGTTTACGGAATACCTGTTGAGT CATCTTGGTGCATTTGGTCCCCTCAAACTGAAGGAGACGATAGCATTGAACAAGCTCCAGCAGCAAGCGGCAATCATCGAGCAGCTGATTGTGCTAGCAGTCAGCGGCGTCCATGTCAGCTCGGCGGACGAAGGTATTAGCAGTCGTACCCATCGTATACTAGGGCTGG TTCTTCCGGAATTGAAGCTGAATCTACCACTCTTGGAATTCTGGGAACAATGCAGAGAGAAGGAGGCCCTCTATGTGAATGCCGACTCGTTTCTTCTTCAGCTGGATGTGAAGTTTGGAGCTAAACTCCGAACGAATCACCCTGAGATTGCAGATGATG TATTCCATAGTGTGTGCAATAGGATCATAGAGAGACCCGCAGACTTGATGAGCCCTAAGACTATTATCACATTATTCCAATACGTCTCCTACTTCACACAAGAGAACAGACGGCATCCGGAGAAATGTCTTAATGACATCACCAATGAAT tTGAATTAACAGCAAGTTTAGAACCCGGTAGACCCGAGCTCCTGCGAACCATCAAGAGGATTCCCAAAGGCTTTCTCCTACCAGCGGGTAACCTGAGGGCGCTAGGTTTATTGCTCCTAGAGGACAGCGCCACCGTGCAGGCAGCGGTCAGAATGTATCTAGAATCCATTGCTAAAGAAGACGACATCAGACAGAAG GCTGTGACAGTGTACCTGGAATGCCTTGAGGAAAGAGATCTGTCGCTACGTCAGGCTGGTTGTGCAGCTCTAGCTGCTATGCAG GCATCAGAGTCATTTGAACAGTTGGTGTATTTAGTACGCTGTGATATTGACGATGTGAAGACCACAGCCAAGGAAGCTCTTATGGCATTTG
- the LOC129254028 gene encoding rho family-interacting cell polarization regulator 2-like isoform X2 → MLPPPSNTLRMPRQPRPGRMAVIVESLKNGLLDSIRTSNEKLEMMKEHQEETKTTDKSRQGFHYNLDKQTKAAERFIRKLQFHLAKVEELQELYEKELKVREGAVNMVKAYHDAHSPKAKEPVSEAKVGVRDCTQALCHMEAELEANLGAFVLKIEGIAGFARVTRGDVFEITFKYGFQKWKTKCKVEKDLSQTWEGDEIVLYPMVGDFLTIKVTEIRGIARANVTIGNLEFDTSDFYGAEPQNLTIDVNETGTIKLNIIVTWSPFHVDEEDLKQLNKNSYHRRERTLTDSMINVHQKRLSTASTSSSSDTPHSPMRPKQNKPVEISSSPTLTLEEALHNVVRLLEILTGQYSELRPLEQQITHLDSFLKKNLDKKRRESTISLSVKNALDSFDFLNEIDEGLSETVDSSSMEETNRKNAFDNVDGVAVSSDRLSDSTCIEEDLPSQVELRGIRSPSSNSSVKRSSRFLDLSEKRESRMLELNEQRGNRLLESPADSSFGSMKRLPGSEENLTTGSESIDVTLTHHLMFTEYLLSHLGAFGPLKLKETIALNKLQQQAAIIEQLIVLAVSGVHVSSADEVLPELKLNLPLLEFWEQCREKEALYVNADSFLLQLDVKFGAKLRTNHPEIADDVFHSVCNRIIERPADLMSPKTIITLFQYVSYFTQENRRHPEKCLNDITNEFELTASLEPGRPELLRTIKRIPKGFLLPAGNLRALGLLLLEDSATVQAAVRMYLESIAKEDDIRQKAVTVYLECLEERDLSLRQAGCAALAAMQASESFEQLVYLVRCDIDDVKTTAKEALMAFGEEGRLAYEQVSYSPYVAYEHQYTPNGAPLMTTEL, encoded by the exons ATGCTACCGCCCCCTAGCAACACTTTGAGAATGCCTCGACAACCAAGACCAGGCCGTATGGCCGTCATTGTTGAATCGTTGAAGAATGGACTCCT TGACTCGATACGGACCAGCAATGAGAAGCTAGAGATGATGAAAGAACATCAAGAAGAGACAAAGACTACAGATAAATCAAGACAGGGATTCCATTACAATTTGGACAAG CAAACTAAAGCAGCTGAACGGTTTATAAG GAAACTCCAATTTCATCTTGCCAAAGTAGAAGAGCTTCAGGAGTTGTATGAGAAGGAGCTTAAAGTCAGAGAAG GTGCGGTCAACATGGTTAAAGCATATCACGATGCCCATTCACCTAAAGCCAAGGAGCCTGTGAGTGAGGCTAAGGTTGGGGTTCGAGACTGCACGCAAGCATTGTGCCATATGGAGGCTGAATTGGAGGCTAATCTTGGTGCCTTTGTATTAAAGATTGAGG GTATTGCTGGGTTTGCACGAGTGACAAGAGGCGATGTCTTTGAA ATCACTTTCAAGTATGGCTTTCAGAAGTGGAAGACGAAATGTAAGGTAGAGAAGGATCTAAGTCAGACGTGGGAAGGTGATGAGATTGTGCTTTATCCTATGGTTGGAGACTTCCTCACgataaag GTCACAGAGATCAGGGGTATTGCAAGAGCCAACGTCACCATTGGAAACCTGGAGTTTGATACGTCAGATTTCTATGGAGCAGAACCGCAAAACTTGACTATAGATGTGAATGAAACTGGAACAATTAAACTGAACATTATTGTTACATGGAGCCCCTTCCATGTGGATGAAGAAGATCTCAAACAGCTCAACAAGAACTCGTATCACCGGAGAGAAAGGACACTAACAGATTCTATGATCAATGTTCAT CAAAAGAGATTAAGTACAGCATCAACATCCTCTTCCTCCGACACTCCACACTCACCGATGCGTCCAAAACAAAATAAGCCAGTAGAGATCTCATCGTCACCAACCTTAACATTAGAGGAAGCATTACACAACGTTGTTCGCTTATTGGAGATCTTAACGGGACAGTATAGTGAACTGAGACCATTAGAACAACAGATAACTCATCTAGACTCATTCCTCAAG aagaATCTTGATAAGAAGCGTCGTGAGTCAACCATCAGTCTTTCAGTCAAGAACGCTTTAGATAGTTTTGACTTCCTGAATGAGATAGATGAAGGTCTGAGTGAAACAGTTGATTCGTCTAGCATGGAAGA AACAAATCGCAAGAATGCCTTTGATAATGTTGACGGTGTAGCCGTGTCGTCAGACCGTCTTAGTGACTCGACATGTATAGAAGAGGACCTCCCATCACAGGTGGAGCTTCGTGGCATCAGGTCACCATCCAGCAACTCATCTGTCAAGAGAAGCAGCAGGTTTCTGGACCTTAGTGAGAAGAGGGAGAGTCGTATGCTGGAGCTGAACGAGCAGCGGGGGAACCGTCTCCTAGAGTCTCCAGCAGATAGTTCGTTCGGGAGCATGAAGCGTCTTCCTGGTTCAGAAGAGAACTTGACGACAGGAAGTGAATCCATTGATGTGACTCTTACTCATCATCTCATGTTTACGGAATACCTGTTGAGT CATCTTGGTGCATTTGGTCCCCTCAAACTGAAGGAGACGATAGCATTGAACAAGCTCCAGCAGCAAGCGGCAATCATCGAGCAGCTGATTGTGCTAGCAGTCAGCGGCGTCCATGTCAGCTCGGCGGACGAAG TTCTTCCGGAATTGAAGCTGAATCTACCACTCTTGGAATTCTGGGAACAATGCAGAGAGAAGGAGGCCCTCTATGTGAATGCCGACTCGTTTCTTCTTCAGCTGGATGTGAAGTTTGGAGCTAAACTCCGAACGAATCACCCTGAGATTGCAGATGATG TATTCCATAGTGTGTGCAATAGGATCATAGAGAGACCCGCAGACTTGATGAGCCCTAAGACTATTATCACATTATTCCAATACGTCTCCTACTTCACACAAGAGAACAGACGGCATCCGGAGAAATGTCTTAATGACATCACCAATGAAT tTGAATTAACAGCAAGTTTAGAACCCGGTAGACCCGAGCTCCTGCGAACCATCAAGAGGATTCCCAAAGGCTTTCTCCTACCAGCGGGTAACCTGAGGGCGCTAGGTTTATTGCTCCTAGAGGACAGCGCCACCGTGCAGGCAGCGGTCAGAATGTATCTAGAATCCATTGCTAAAGAAGACGACATCAGACAGAAG GCTGTGACAGTGTACCTGGAATGCCTTGAGGAAAGAGATCTGTCGCTACGTCAGGCTGGTTGTGCAGCTCTAGCTGCTATGCAG GCATCAGAGTCATTTGAACAGTTGGTGTATTTAGTACGCTGTGATATTGACGATGTGAAGACCACAGCCAAGGAAGCTCTTATGGCATTTG